A single Triticum dicoccoides isolate Atlit2015 ecotype Zavitan chromosome 2A, WEW_v2.0, whole genome shotgun sequence DNA region contains:
- the LOC119358601 gene encoding transcription factor TB1-like, translating to MTQPSTVIITIIIIEYPTKNRHYQTLLPTGRHMHPAPSSFGEYFQFFPAEMYHHHQQQLLLQEEGTLEAVLWQPVTAPAPAERGEPGNNGAPGGAVVGAARKRPFRTDRHSKIRTAQGVRDRRMRLSVGVAREFFALQDLLGFDKASKTVEWLLTQSKPAIDRLANETQGGAAAAAAGPLKEKGEGATSSSTGRFEDAREEEHDVRDLMKSIGGEGELDWFMSEAAAIGQPMEGLD from the coding sequence ATGACCCAACCATCCACCgttatcatcaccatcatcatcattgaGTATCCCACCAAGAACCGCCACTATCAAACCCTACTACCCACCGGCCGCCACATGCATCCAGCTCCGTCGTCTTTTGGCGAGTACTTCCAGTTCTTCCCCGCCGAGATgtaccaccaccaccagcagcagctgctgctgcaggAGGAGGGGACCCTGGAGGCGGTGCTTTGGCAGCCGGTAACCGCTCCAGCTCCGGCGGAGCGGGGGGAGCCGGGGAATAATGGCGCGCCAGGGGGTGCCGTCGTCGGGGCGGCGCGGAAGAGGCCGTTCCGGACGGACCGGCACAGCAAGATCCGCACGGCGCAGGGGGTGCGCGACCGGCGGATGCGGCTGTCCGTCGGCGTGGCGCGCGAGTTCTTCGCGCTGCAGGACCTCCTCGGCTTCGACAAGGCCAGCAAGACGGTGGAGTGGCTCCTCACGCAGTCCAAGCCGGCCATCGACCGGCTTGCCAACGAGACCCAGGGgggcgctgccgctgccgctgcaggACCGTTGAAAGAGAAAGGGGAGGGGGCGACCTCCTCCAGCACCGGCCGCTTCGAGGATGCGAGGGAGGAAGAGCACGACGTCAGAGATCTGATGAAAAGCATCGGCGGCGAAGGTGAGCTTGACTGGTTCATGTCGGAGGCGGCGGCGATAGGGCAGCCGATGGAAGGATTGGACTAA